The following proteins are encoded in a genomic region of Corylus avellana chromosome ca4, CavTom2PMs-1.0:
- the LOC132178253 gene encoding pentatricopeptide repeat-containing protein At1g08070, chloroplastic-like, with protein MFLSLLRSATSLTHLHQIHAQILVHGLPLQNQLLAKLVDLNFIDYARFVFDQTLSPTDFSWNTLIRSYTLQGSPLESLFLYLKMRREGVRPSNFTYPFVLKACSTLVSIALGEQIHAHVFRLGFRSDLFVNNSLVDMYSKCSHLDYARNVWDEMLERDEVSWNSIISGYVYWGEVEKARELFEEMPLRRNEVCWTAMINGYGKEGNLAEMLGLFRDMLVSADEAEPNSATMVCLLSACSSLANFEVGRWISTFMDVNAIPLNIFLSTALIDMYSKCGDVEKARRIFDQMSRKNLASWNAIITGYVQHGLMEEAIQLYHCMQAELVKPDEITMVNVLSACAGLGALKLGRDIHLNLDRNGLGPNVFLATSLVEMYSKCGKIDDACLVFVKTKEKDVPLFNAMIQGLVYHGNGKDSLAVSKQMLRFGIQPNEVTFIGILSACNHSRLVEEGRLQFSNLINKYGLRPNIEHYACMVDLLGRAGHLDEAYKLIQNMAVPPDSIIWGSLLSACQIHRNLELADRIGEIITGITRS; from the coding sequence ATGTTCCTCTCTCTCCTCCGCAGTGCGACCTCTCTCACTCACCTTCATCAAATCCACGCTCAAATTCTCGTCCATGGCCTCCCCCTGCAAAACCAGCTGCTCGCCAAGCTTGTTGACCTCAATTTCATTGACTATGCTCGCTTTGTGTTTGACCAAACCCTTTCCCCGACTGATTTCTCTTGGAACACCTTGATCAGGAGCTACACACTCCAAGGTTCTCCGCTAGAGTCCTTGTTTCTCTATCTCAAAATGCGTCGAGAAGGCGTCAGACCCAGCAATTTCACTTACCCATTTGTCCTTAAGGCCTGTTCGACCCTTGTGTCGATCGCTCTCGGTGAACAAATACATGCCCATGTTTTTAGATTAGGCTTTCGATCCGATCTCTTCGTGAACAATTCATTGGTTGATATGTATTCGAAGTGTTCCCATCTTGATTATGCACGGAATGTGTGGGATGAAATGTTGGAGAGGGATGAGGTTTCTTGGAATTCGATTATTTCTGGGTATGTCTACTGGGGAGAGGTTGAAAAGGCAAGGGAGTTGTTTGAAGAAATGCCGCTCAGAAGGAATGAGGTTTGTTGGACTGCAATGATAAATGGGTATGGGAAAGAAGGGAATTTGGCGGAGATGCTGGGCTTGTTTCGTGACATGCTTGTCTCGGCTGATGAAGCTGAACCCAACTCGGCAACAATGGTCTGCCTTCTCTCTGCATGTTCAAGTCTTGCTAATTTTGAAGTTGGAAGATGGATTTCTACGTTCATGGATGTTAATGCCATTCCTCTGAACATTTTCTTGTCTACTGCTCTTATAGACATGTACTCAAAATGTGGAGATGTGGAGAAGGCTCGAAGAATCTTTGACCAAATGTCTCGCAAGAATTTGGCATCTTGGAATGCCATTATCACTGGGTATGTGCAGCATGGTTTAATGGAAGAGGCAATTCAATTATATCATTGCATGCAAGCAGAGTTAGTGAAACCAGACGAGATCACAATGGTGAATGTGTTGTCTGCTTGTGCTGGCTTAGGGGCGCTTAAACTTGGGCGAGATATTCATCTCAATTTGGATAGAAATGGTTTAGGCCCAAATGTGTTTCTTGCCACTTCCCTTGTTGAGATGTACTCAAAATGTGGTAAAATTGATGATGCTTGCTTGGTTTTTGTTAAGACGAAGGAAAAAGATGTTCCCTTGTTCAATGCCATGATACAAGGACTTGTTTACCATGGCAATGGAAAAGACTCGTTAGCCGTCTCAAAACAGATGCTGAGGTTTGGGATCCAACCCAATGAGGTCACATTTATAGGAATCTTATCAGCTTGTAATCACTCAAGATTAGTTGAAGAGGGAAGacttcaattttcaaatttgattaaCAAATATGGCTTGAGGCCTAATATTGAGCATTATGCTTGCATGGTGGATCTCCTTGGGCGAGCCGGACATTTAGATGAAGCAtacaaattaattcaaaacatgGCTGTCCCACCTGATTCAATAATTTGGGGTTCTTTGTTGAGTGCTTGCCAGATCCATCGAAATCTTGAACTGGCAGATAGAATTGGAGAAATTATAACTGGCATCACAAGATCCTAA
- the LOC132179382 gene encoding protein transport protein SEC23 G has product MDFIELEAIEGLRWSWNSWPASKPECSALIVPLSVMCTPLMQSSELPILTYDPLLCSQCAAVLNPYARVDYSSRTWYCPFCYAKNPFPRSYSGIGETNLPAELFPTYSTVEYAPGRKIQSPRGNPGGPSLNSKHNWANGLSSTSLASMASFSSSSLSSLGGDLRGVGPAFVFVVDASTAEEELRALKNELLLVVEQLPENALVGLITFDSMVCVHDLGFSECSRVVLFHGDRELSSEQTQQFLGVTHTKQQYLGKAPVIQKQGFLLPVSECEFNITTTMEEIHSSVRAMPGHRPLRCTGTAILAAVGLLEGCLVNTGSRIMVFTSGPATRGPGIVVDTDLRNAIRNHRDLVNGQAPYYNKSSSFYKRVSQRLSDASIVLDVFAFSLDQVGAAELKGPVESSGGFMMLGDSFESSQFRKCLRHIFNRDEEGNLKMYFDATIEIVTTKDVKICGALGPCISLQRKNNLVSNNEIGEGGTYMWKLGTLSSKTCFAFFFQVSDEQKVQPGSAFSIQFITRYRHGNMGIRKRVTTAARRWVGSQSPEIAAGFDQEAAASVMARLAIDRAEKCQARDVIRWLDDGLVRFASKFGDYVQEDPSSFRLSSNFSLYPQFMYYLRRSQFIDVFNSTPDETAFFRLMLNREGVVGSLIMIQPTLLEYSFDGPPIPVLLDVRSISPDVILLFDSYFHVVIHYGSKIARWRKLGYDKDPNHENLRKLLEAPELDAELLVAERIPAPKIIKCDQHGSQARFLLAKLNPSVTHNSTYTHGSDIIFTDDLSLQVFIDHLQALAVQG; this is encoded by the exons ATGGATTTCATCGAATTGGAAGCCATCGAAGGCCTCCGCTGGTCCTGGAATTCATGGCCGGCATCCAAACCCGAATGTTCAGCCTTAATCGTCCCTCTCAGCGTCATGTGCACGCCATTGATGCAGTCCTCCGAGCTCCCAATCCTCACGTACGACCCTCTTCTCTGCTCCCAATGCGCCGCCGTTTTGAACCCCTACGCCCGGGTCGACTACTCCTCTCGCACCTGGTACTGCCCCTTCTGCTACGCCAAGAACCCATTTCCTCGCTCCTACTCCGGCATCGGCGAGACTAACCTCCCCGCCGAGCTTTTTCCGACATACAGCACTGTGGAGTACGCGCCGGGCCGGAAAATCCAGAGCCCGCGTGGGAATCCGGGTGGTCCAAGTTTGAATTCCAAGCATAATTGGGCAAACGGGTTGTCTTCGACGTCGTTGGCGTCGATGGCGTCGTTTTCTTCGTCGTCGTTGTCATCTTTGGGTGGTGATTTGCGAGGGGTGGGACCGGCGTTTGTGTTCGTCGTGGACGCCTCTACGGCCGAGGAGGAGCTCCGGGCGCTGAAGAATGAGTTGCTGCTCGTGGTGGAGCAGTTGCCGGAGAACGCGTTGGTGGGTTTGATCACCTTTGACTCGATGGTTTGTGTCCATGATCTTGGATTCTCGGAATGTTCGAGGGTTGTGTTGTTTCACGGCGATCGCGAGCTTTCTTCGGAGCAG ACCCAACAGTTTCTGGGTGTTACTCACACAAAGCAACAGTATCTTGGAAAGGCACCAGTTATCCAAAAGCAGGGTTTTTTGCTACCAGTATCCGAATGTGAGTTCAATATTACTACTACAATGGAAGAGATCCATTCATCAGTGCGGGCCATGCCTGGGCATCGCCCTCTAAGGTGCACAGGAACTGCAATATTAGCTGCAGTTGGACTTCTAGAAGGATGCTTAGTAAATACAGGCTCCCGAATCATGGTCTTCACATCTGGACCTGCAACTCGAGGCCCGGGGATTGTTGTAGACACTGATCTTAGGAATGCCATCAGAAATCATCGGGATCTTGTTAATGGTCAAGCACCTTACTATAATAAATCTAGCAGCTTCTACAAGCGAGTATCACAGAGATTATCTGATGCATCTATTGTTCTTGATGTGTTTGCTTTTTCTCTTGATCAAGTTGGAGCTGCAGAGCTAAAAGGCCCTGTTGAGAGCTCGGGTGGATTCATGATGCTAGGAGACTCATTCGAGTCAAGTCAATTTAGAAAATGTTTGAGGCATATTTTTAATCGTGATGAGGAGGGAAACTTGAAGATGTATTTTGATGCAACTATTGAGATAGTGACCACAAAGGATGTAAAAATCTGTGGAGCCCTTGGGCCATGTATATCTCTCCAGAGAAAGAACAATTTAGTGAGTAACAATGAGATTGGGGAGGGTGGTACCTATATGTGGAAGTTGGGTACACTCAGTAGTAAAACATGCTTTGCTTTTTTCTTCCAAGTGAGTGATGAGCAGAAGGTCCAACCTGGATCTGCATTCTCCATACAGTTCATAACACGATATCGACATGGGAACATGGGAATCCGGAAAAGAGTTACAACTGCTGCAAGAAGATGGGTTGGAAGCCAATCACCAGAAATTGCTGCTGGGTTTGATCAAGAAGCAGCAGCGTCAGTGATGGCAAGACTTGCTATAGACCGGGCAGAAAAGTGTCAAGCTCGAGATGTTATCAGATGGCTGGATGACGGGCTGGTCCGTTTTGCTTCTAAGTTTGGAGACTATGTCCAGGAAGATCCTTCATCCTTCCGCCTTTCATCTAACTTCTCACTTTATCCACAGTTCATGTACTACTTAAGGAGGTCCCAGTTTATTGATGTATTTAACAGTACTCCTGATGAAACTGCTTTCTTCCGGCTGATGCTGAACCGTGAGGGGGTGGTGGGTTCGCTGATCATGATCCAGCCTACACTTCTCGAATATTCCTTCGATGGGCCACCTATTCCAGTTCTCTTAGACGTTCGCTCCATTTCTCCTGATGTTATTTTGCTCTTTGATTCTTATTTCCATGTGGTTATTCATTATGGGTCCAAGATTGCTCGGTGGAGGAAGCTTGGTTATGACAAGGACCCAAACCATGAGAATCTAAGAAAGCTGTTGGAAGCTCCAGAGCTGGATGCGGAGCTGCTTGTAGCTGAAAGAATTCCGGCACCCAAGATTATAAAATGTGATCAGCATGGCAGTCAGGCAAGGTTTCTTCTAGCCAAGTTGAACCCATCTGTTACTCACAATTCAACATACACGCATGGCTCAGATATTATTTTCACCGATGATCTGAGCTTGCAGGTTTTTATAGATCACTTGCAGGCCCTGGCAGTGCAGGGCTGA
- the LOC132179174 gene encoding magnesium transporter MRS2-I-like, protein MGREGHVVAADPGAVVLGKKKSMTVARSWIMMDGAGKGKVVDVDKYDIMHRVHIHARDLRILDPLLSYPSAILGRDKAIVLNLEHIKAIITAEEVLLRDPTDENVVPVVEELQRRLPPLNAICQAQGGQNDVEAEEEEDESPFEFRALEVALEAICSFLAARTMELETAAYPALDELTSKISSRNLDRVRKLKSAMTRLTARVQKVRDELEQLLDDDDDMADLYLSRKLDGSSSPVSGAGAANWFPASPTIGSKISRASRGSMATVRGDENDVEELEMILEAYFMQIDGTLNKLTTLREYIDDTEDYINIQLDNHRNQLIQLELFLSAGTVCLSLYSLVAGIFGMNIPYTWNNDHGYMFKWVVIVTGLCCSFLFLLVVFYARHKGLVGS, encoded by the exons ATGGGTAGGGAGGGGCATGTGGTGGCGGCGGACCCGGGTGCGGTGGTGTtggggaagaagaagagcatGACGGTGGCTCGGAGCTGGATAATGATGGACGGCGCAGGGAAAGGGAAGGTGGTGGACGTGGACAAGTACGACATCATGCACCGCGTTCACATCCACGCGCGCGACCTCCGGATTCTTGACCCCTTGTTGTCCTACCCCTCCGCCATCCTCGGCCGTGACAAGGCCATTGTTCTCAACTTGGAG CATATCAAGGCAATTATCACTGCTGAAGAG gtactGCTTCGGGATCCGACGGATGAAAATGTTGTCCCTGTTGTTGAGGAGCTTCAAAGGCGATTGCCTCCTTTAAATGCCATTTGCCAAGCTCAAGGCGGGCAGAACGACGTTGaggcagaagaagaagaagatg AGTCTCCATTTGAATTCCGGGCGCTGGAGGTAGCTTTGGAAGCTATTTGTAGTTTTCTTGCTGCGCGTACAATGGAATTAGAGACTGCCGCTTATCCTGCATTAGATGAGCTCACCTCCAAG ATTAGTAGCCGTAACTTGGACAGGGTTCGTAAATTGAAGAGTGCAATGACGAGGTTGACTGCTCGGGTTCAAAAG GTTAGAGACGAACTTGAACAACTACTtgatgatgacgatgatatGGCTGACCTTTACTTGTCAAGAAAGTTGGATGGTTCATCTTCACCAGTTAGTGGCGCAGGTGCTGCCAATTGGTTTCCTGCCTCCCCTACCATTGGCTCAAAGATATCCAGAGCAAGTAGAGGAAGCATGGCCACAGTTCGCGGAGATGAGAATGATGTTGAGGAGCTTGAAATGATACTGGAG GCTTACTTTATGCAGATTGATGGCACACTGAACAAATTAACCACG CTGCGAGAATATATTGATGATACGGAAGATTACATTAATATTCAG CTTGACAATCATCGAAATCAGCTGATTCAG TTGGAGCTGTTTCTAAGTGCTGGAACTGTTTGTTTATCCTTGTATTCTTTGGTGGCTGGAATATTTGGCATGAATATCCCGTATACTTGGAATAATGACCATGGCTACATGTTTAAATGG GTGGTCATTGTCACCGGATTAtgttgttcttttctctttctactAGTTGTTTTCTATGCTCGCCACAAGGGATTGGTTGGTTCTTGA
- the LOC132179402 gene encoding E3 ubiquitin protein ligase DRIP2-like, whose amino-acid sequence MRKKKVMMMARQIVKVERDKLASCMACPLCNKLFRDATTISECLHTFCRKCIYEKIADEELNHCPECNIDLGCAPLEKLRADHSVQDLRAKLFPSVRKKIKATEAIPSVPLPGKRKERSLSSLGVGVSTTRLSAHSGLIGRRIKSAARKCLALQESTSFVNEPFNREEDDKKVDDCLVSLSSPEPLFKFAQNRGQNSSNAESPKQQMRNKPTVDHTEPCEGTNDLWKPLNCLVETASKTKSFKFNMHGTTMLPDANEAHVPKSNIKGRGNKSEGHGHENGLATASSGSVKPRKLQAVRQRSTAVSDIPGQAVLDANSKRDRRFSPLWFSLVASDEQAGDAPLPQISSCYLRVKDGSLPVSFIKKYLVKKLDLASEAEVEILLWGQPLISTQQLHDLVDMWLQTKPTSERIETSVGSSAKDFVMVLSYGRSA is encoded by the exons atgaggaagaagaaggtaaTGATGATGGCAAGGCAGATTGTGAAAGTAGAGAGGGATAAACTCGCTTCATGCATGGCATGTCCTTTATGCAATAAGCTCTTCAGAGACGCCACTACAATATCTGAGTGCCTCCACACCT TTTGCCGGAAGTGCATATATGAAAAGATAGCAGATGAGGAATTGAATCACTGTCCAGAGTGCAACATAGATTTAGGTTGTGCTCCACTGGAGAAACTAAG GGCGGATCACAGTGTGCAAGATTTAAGGGCTAAACTCTTCCCTTCTGtaagaaaaaagattaaggcAACTGAAGCTATACCCTCAGTTCCATTGCCAGGAAAAAGGAAGGAGAGATCTCTCTCTTCATTGGGGGTAGGTGTAAGCACAACTAGACTAAGTGCCCATTCTGGTCTGATTGGAAGAAGAATAAAATCTGCTGCAAGAAAGTGTCTTGCTCTACAAGAATCTACTTCTTTTGTTAATGAGCCTTTTAACAGAGAGGAAGATGATAAGAAAGTGGATGATTGCCTGGTCAGTTTAAGCTCGCCTGAGCCTCTATTTAAATTTGCACAAAATAGAGGGCAG AATTCTTCCAATGCTGAGTCACCTAAGCAACAAATGCGTAATAAACCAACGGTGGACCACACTGAACCATGTGAGGGGACAAATGATTTGTGGAAACCCTTAAATTGCCTGGTGGAAACTGCAAGCAAAACTAAGTCTTTTAAGTTCAACATGCATGGGACAACAATGCTGCCTGACGCCAATGAAGCACATGTTCCTAAATCCAACATAAAGGGACGCGGTAATAAATCAGAAGGCCATGGTCATGAAAATGGCTTAGCTACTGCATCATCAGGTTCAGTGAAACCTAGAAAATTGCAAGCTGTTCGACAAAGAAGTACAGCTGTCTCTGATATTCCAGGACAAGCAGTGCTTGATGCAAATAGTAAACGTGACAGAAGATTTAGTCCACTTTGGTTCTCATTAGTTGCCTCTGATGAACA GGCAGGAGATGCACCCTTGCCGCAGATATCCTCATGCTATTTGAGGGTTAA GGATGGTAGCTTACCTGTTTCATTTATCAAAAAGTATCTTGTGAAAAAACTGGATCTTGCTAGCGAGGCTGAG GTGGAGATCTTGTTGTGGGGTCAGCCATTGATTTCTACACAGCAACTTCACGACTTGGTAGACATGTGGTTGCAGACAAAACCAACATCAGAAAGAATAGAGACATCTGTGGGTAGCTCAGCCAAGGATTTTGTGATGGTTCTGTCATATGGTCGAAGCGCTTAG
- the LOC132178254 gene encoding histone H3-like 1 produces MVSGIRYSVVYYKARELIRNSWPLRGRTEKAARMSTPTTGGVKNLYCYRPGTVTLREIRKYQKSNELLNRKLPFQRLVHEIAQDFKTNLRFQSHVVLVVQEAAEAYQVGLFEDTNAIHAKWVTIMPKDIQLTRRICAGGGSQPRPSLRSLASYHPWQLSSAIAPCPIVTCHSHSPPSPTTHHYLLVLATVLFKPADELVNPVSPSQVQQINSSNSVVKNK; encoded by the exons ATGGTGAGCGGTATCAGATATTCTGTTGTGTATTACAAAGCGCGAGAGCTTATTAGAAACTCTTGGCCACTTCGGGGAAGAACAGAGAA ggctGCCCGTATGTCTACTCCCACCACCGGTGGTGTGAAGAACCTCTATTGTTACCGCCCTGGTACTGTTACTCTTCG TGAAATCCGGAAGTATCAGAAGAGTAACGAGCTCCTGAATAGGAAGCTTCCCTTTCAGAGGCTTGTTCATGAAATTGCCCAGGACTTCAAG ACTAATCTGCGTTTCCAGAGCCATGTTGTCTTGGTTGTTCAGGAGGCGGCTGAGGCCTACCAGGTAGGTCTGTTTGAGGACACCAATGCCATCCATGCCAAGTGGGTTACCATCATGCCGAAGGATATTCAGTTGACTAGGAGGATCTGCGCCGGAGGTGGCTCACAGCCCAGGCCTAGCCTACGG TCTTTGGCTAGCTACCATCCCTGGCAACTATCTTCTGCCATTGCCCCATGCCCCATTGTCACCTGTCACAGTCACTCACCACCGTCTCCAACCACCCACCACTACTTGCTAGTCTTAGCCACCGTTCTCTTCAAGCCAGCAGACGAGTTAGTCAACCCGGTGTCACCTAGCCAAGTTCAGCAAATCAATTCGTCGAATTCTGTagttaaaaataagtaa
- the LOC132178255 gene encoding protein SIEVE ELEMENT OCCLUSION B-like, whose product MSDEQIMNEKFDTGSVFAIAEDILKRTTHIVDSMVQQGSQSHEEKLEEKAPKASFSPTLYKLIKTLFCELMACRTPSEQTANETTKSILTKLKSYPWDAKVLLTLVAFSFEYGEFWLLAQLHPSNPLAKSVGILKRVEAILEPQGLIHKYKKEIGELNEQTKETLKVIRSILEFEKLPINNTKDVPAALSTAMGCISEDVYRATITTIVACTTQLSCLTSDEDKKQELSTFADKSKSTLENLKKQIKLRNQQIEAYRKLEEIIRAPTEIVAFLKELIFAKDDVQQLFDGSTETLVSIDELKNKNVLLFFSDLNISSVDDMISILKPIDDEIRKKDYHYKILWIPIVEQWSDDERKKFDTLQPKMSWYIMKYFSGPVRGIRFIEKKWEFNNSPILVVMNPQGKVEHQNALHMIQVWGMRAFPFTEAEEEKLAKDSNWIGDIMAEIQPSLHDSVRDGSFPVSFIKKCLVKKLDLASEAEVEILLWG is encoded by the exons ATGTCAGACGAGCAGATCATGAATGAAAAGTTTGACACTGGCTCTGTTTTTGCCATAGCAGAAGACATTCTTAAGCGAACCACCCATATTGTTGACAGTATGGTGcagcag GGTTCTCAGTCACACGAGGAGAAGTTAGAGGAAAAGGCGCCCAAAGCCAGCTTCAGCCCCACACTATACAAACTGATCAAGACACTTTTCTGCGAGCTG ATGGCATGCCGGACACCGAGTGAGCAAACTGCCAACGAAACAACAAAGTCAATACTTACCAAACTCAAAAGCTATCCATGGGATGCCAAGGTTTTGCTAACACTTGttgctttttcttttgagtACGGGGAATTTTGGCTCCTTGCCCAACTTCACCCATCAAACCCACTGGCCAAATCAGTGGGAATCTTGAAAAGAGTAGAAGCCATCTTAGAGCCTCAAGGTCTAATTCATAAATACAAGAAAGAGATTGGTGAACTTAACGAGCAGACTAAGGAGACATTGAAAGTCATCAGGTCCatccttgagtttgaaaagctACCTATCAATAATACAAAGGATGTACCAGCTGCATTATCAACTGCCATGGGCTGTATCTCAGAGGATGTCTACAGGGCTACTATAACTACTATTGTAGCTTGCACGACTCAGTTGTCTTGTTTGACTAGCGATGA GGACAAGAAACAGGAATTATCTACCTTTGCTGATAAAAGCAAAAGCACCCTAGAAAATCTAAAGAAGCAGATAAAACTTCGCAATCAACAAATAG AAGCTTATAGGAAACTCGAGGAAATCATCCGAGCACCTACCGAAATCGTGGCGTTTTTGAAGGAACTGATATTCGCCAAGGATGATGTGCAGCAGCTTTTTGATGGTTCTACTGAAACGCTG GTTAGCATCGACGAGCTGAAAAACAAGAATGTTCTATTGTTCTTTTCTGACTTGAACATCTCCTCCGTTGATGACATGATCTCAATTCTGAAGCCAATCGATGATGAAATAAGGAAGAAggattatcattataaaattctATGGATCCCAATTGTGGAACAGTGGAGTGATGACGAGAGAAAGAAGTTTGATACGCTGCAGCCTAAGATGTCGTGGTACATTATGAAGTACTTTTCTGGACCAGTACGTGGAATAAGGTTTATTGAGAAGAAGTGGGAATTCAATAATTCGCCTATCCTCGTGGTGATGAATCCGCAAGGAAAAGTGGAGCACCAGAATGCACTCCACATGATTCAAGTGTGGGGAATGAGGGCTTTTCCTTTCACTGAAgcggaagaagaaaaattggcGAAGGATTCGAATTGGATAGGGGATATAATGGCTGAAATTCAACCAAGTTTGCACGACTCGGTaag GGATGGTAGCTTCCCTGTTTCATTTATCAAAAAGTGTCTTGTGAAAAAGTTGGATCTTGCTAGCGAGGCTGAG GTGGAGATCTTGTTGTGGGGTTAG